The genomic DNA ACTTCTCCTGCAGCACGTTCTGCGCTTCGACGGCCCGGCTGCCCGGGAGGTTGAAGTCGTCCTTGAAGGGCTTCGACAACGACGACCCCGCCGCCCCGATCGCCAGGAAGGCGACGATCCAGAGCACGAGGACGAGCCACCACTTCCGGTAGCAGAACCGTCCGAGCTTGTAGAGGAGGGATGCCATAGGGCCAGTCTGGCGGTCGGCAGCGCCCTCCGGTAGGCCTCGAAAGCCCTTGTGGACGACCGATACCCGCTTCGTAGACGATGGTCGGACCGCGGCGCGGGCGACCCCCTACGAAAGTCGTACCCGCGGCGCCGTCGGGCTCAGCGGTGGGTGAGGCCCGCGTCGTGCGCGAGGATCGCGAGCTGGACGCGGTTGGCCGCGTCGAGCTTGTCCAGCAGGCGGGAGACGTGGGTCTTCACGGTCGCCTCGCTCATGAACAGGTCGCGCCCGATCTGCGCGTTCGAGCCGCCCGCGGCGATGCCGAGGAAGACCTCGTGCTCGCGCTCGGTGAGCACGGCGACGCGGGCGAGTGCCGTGCGGCGGCGCTCCTCCCGCGGGTCGGCCGCGACGCGCTCGATGAGCTTACGGGTCACGCTCGGCGACAGCATGGCCTCACCCGACGCCACGACGCGGATGCCGTCGAGCAGCCGGCGCGGCGGGGTGTCCTTGAGCATGAACCCCGCGGCGCCGGCCCGCAGCGCACGCAGCACGTAGTCGTCCAGGTCGAACGTGGTGAGCACGACGACCTGCGGCGGCTCCGGCTCCGCTCGCACCAGCGCGGTGGCGGCGAGTCCGTCGACCGAGGGCATGCGGATGTCCATGAGCACCACGTCGGGCCGGAGTTCCCGGACCAGGGGCACGGCGTCCGCGCCGTCGCCGCCCTCGCCGACGATCGTCAGGTCGTCGGCGGACTCGATGATCATGCGCAGGCCGGACCGCACCAGCGGGTCGTCGTCGACGATGACGATGCGGGTCACGGTGCCTCCTGAGGGTCGTGACCATCCTGCCACGGCCCCGGTGGGATCAGACCCGCTCGAGGGGGACGGGGAGCTCGGCGAACACTCGCCAGCCTCCCGCACGCG from Tsukamurella paurometabola includes the following:
- a CDS encoding response regulator produces the protein MTRIVIVDDDPLVRSGLRMIIESADDLTIVGEGGDGADAVPLVRELRPDVVLMDIRMPSVDGLAATALVRAEPEPPQVVVLTTFDLDDYVLRALRAGAAGFMLKDTPPRRLLDGIRVVASGEAMLSPSVTRKLIERVAADPREERRRTALARVAVLTEREHEVFLGIAAGGSNAQIGRDLFMSEATVKTHVSRLLDKLDAANRVQLAILAHDAGLTHR